GCATTCCACGCTGATCCTGCATAACACCTGGCACACCACCATCGAGATCCTGCTCGGTTACTTCGCCAGCATTGCGATCGGTGTGCCGCTCGCCTTCGGCATCTTTATGTGGCCGTCCTTCGCGCGCACCGTGCTGCCGCTGCTGATTTCCTCACAGGCCATCCCCAAGGTCGCGATCGCGCCGCTGCTCCTGGTCTGGTTCGGTTTCGGTCTGTTCCCGAAGGTGCTGATTGCGTTTTTGATTGCGTTCTTTCCGGTGGTGATCTCGACCGCGGTCGGGCTTTCCTCGATCGAACCGGAGAAGATCTATCTGGCCCGCTCCATGGGTCTCAGTGCCACCTCGACCTTCTTCAAGATCAGGTTGCCGAACGCGCTGCCGTCGATTTTCGCTGGGCTGAAAATTTCCATCACGCTCGCGGTCGTTGGCGCCGTGGTCGGCGAATTCGTCGGCGGCGAGGCTGGGCTCGGCTATATGCTGATGGTCGCCAACGGCAGCATGGACACGCCGTTGCTGTTTGCCGGCCTGATCGCGCTGACCGTTCAGGGCGTCGTGCTCTACATGTTGGTCGAATGGGCCGAATACCTCGTCATCCCGCGCAGGAATTCGGCCGCAAGCGCCGCTCTGCAGAACATGGCAGCATAACCAACCGAAGCCACGACCGGACTGAACCGCATGTCCGTCTACGAGCACATTCTCCGACCGGCGCTGTTTTGTCTGCCGCCCGATACGACGAATTCGCTGGCGCACGCAGCGCTGCGCGCAGGCGCGCCGTGGCAGGCGCTGGGCGCGCTCGCGCAACTCGAGGTCACGGACCCGATCCTTGAAACCCGTTTCGCTGGGGTGACGCTGAAAAGCCCCGTCGGGCTGGCCGCGGGTTTCGACAAGGATTGCGAGTTGATCCCGGCGCTGTCGGCCCTCGGCTTCGGCTTTCTCACCGTGGGCTCGATCATGCCTCAACCGAGGCCCGGACACGCCTTTCCGCGCCTGGTCCGCTATGCCGACACGGAGTCGCTCGCCGATTCCATGGGCCTGCCAAGCCGAGGACTTGCCTATGGAGTCGAACGACTGCGCAAACTCGAGCGATCTCGCGTGCCGCTGTTCGCCAACATCGGCGGCTTTTCGGCCGGCGAGATCGCTGAAAGTCTGTTCGCCGTCGAACCTTACGTCGACGGCGTCGAAATCAGTCTGATGTGTCCGAACGTCCTGAAAGCGGGCGAGACGTTCGATGACGTCGGTCTCCTGGTCCAAATCCTCGGGCGCATCAGCGGCCGCACCAAGCCCGCGATCGTCCGCGTGCCCAACGACACCGCGCGCAGCGACCGACTCAAGGACCTGATCGAATGCTGCATCGATGGCGGCATCGACGGCATCAAGATCGCCGGCGGACGCCCGGTCGAAGAGCCGCGGCTGGGCGCGAAGCGCGGCACGCTGCATGGCGCCATGGTGTTCGACGGGGCACTCGACAATCTCAAGCGGGCCGCTGCCTTTGCCCGCGGCCGCATTCCGATCAAGGCCAATGGCGGCGTGCGCTCCGGCCGCGACGTGTTCATGATGCTCCAGGCCGGCGCCACATGCGTCGATCTCTATTCGGCCTTCATCTATCAGGGTTGGAGCGTGGCGCGGCGGATCAACCTGGAACTTGCGGCACTCCTTCGCGCGCAGAACGTTGACGCTGCAGCGGTTGCGGTGCCCACGACCCGGGCGAACGCTGCGGCTCGCTAGGTTTGCCGCACCTTTCCGACTCTTTGGCATTCCCGGATGCGTCGGGTAACATTGGCCCACGATCCCTGTGGAACATCAAAGGCCGGCGCATCATGAAGGCTGTCTACATCGAACAAACGGGCGGACCGGAAGTCCTGAAATACGGCGATCAGCCTGATCCGATTGCCGGACCGGGACAGATCGTTGTCGACACGGTAGCCGCAACCGTAAACGGCGCCGACTGGAAGGTGCGCGCGGGCCACTACGGCGGCCAGCCCAGATTTCCCCTGATCCTGGGCCGCGATTTCTCCGGCGTGGTCAGCGCGGTGGGCTCTGGCGTCACGGACCTGCGCGTCGGCGACGAGGTGTTCGGCGTGCTGGAGGCGGGCCGGGAAGGGGCCTACGCCGAGAAGATCGCGATCGGCGCTGCGATCGTCGCGAAGAAGCCCGCCGCGCTGTCGCATGTCGACGCCGCGGCGCTGGCGCTCACCGGCCTGACGGCGCTCTGCGCGGTCGAGGACTCGTTGAAGCTGAAATCCGGCGAGACCATCCTGATCCAAGGCGGCGCCGGCGGCGTCGCGAGCTTTGCCATCCAACTCGCCAAGCACATCGGCGCCCATGTCATCACCACGGCGAGCGCCAAGAACGTCGACTATCTGCGCGACATCGGCGCCGACGAAGTGATCGACTACAACGCCACCGACTTCACCAAGGTCGTGAAGAACTGCGATGCGGTGTTCGACACCGTCGGCGGCGATGTGGCGACGCAGTCTTTCTCGGTGCTCAAGCCCGGCGGCCGGGCGGCTTTCATCGCCTCAGGCGCCAAGGCGCCGCAGCCTGAGAGAAGCGACGTGACCTCGCTCCGCCCGGCGGTCCCGCGCGACCGGCAGCACATGGAGCGCATCGCCGCGCTCTATACGGCGGGAGCGGTCCGTCCGCCGCACGTCACGCTCTACAAGCTGTCCGAAGCGGCGGAAGCGCTCCGCATCAGCGAGGCGCGCCACTTCAAGGGCAAGCTGGTGTTCAAGGTGCGGTGACGACCGCGCCTAGCGCAAGGTCCGGCTGATCCAGGACACGATCACCTCGGCGAAGATGCGATTGTCGGACCATTCGCGATTGCGTCCGACATGACCGCCTTCCGGGTTGACCCAGGCTTCCTTGGGCGAGCCGCTCTTCATCAGGATGTACAAGTCGTCGATCGGCACCTGCGAATCCTTTGCGCCGTTGACCAGCAGCATGGCCGGTGTCGGTTTGTCGAGCAGCCCCGCCGTGCGCAGCGACATGCGCGGAACATAGTCGAGATATTCGCCGAGCGTTTTCACGCCATAGACCGCGGCACGCGCCGCGAACAGATCGAAGAGATATTCGCGTGTCCCTAAGGCCTTCGCCTGCCAGTCGCGCTGGAAATAGCCGTCGGTGGGGCCTGCCCAAACGACGGCCCCTTTGAGGCGGCTGGCTTCGGTGTAGGCAACGCGGGCCGACCAGTGGCCGCCGAACGAGACGCCCTGGATCACAACGCGATTGGCGTCGATGTCGGCCCGGGTTCGCAGATGGTCGAGCAGCCGCGAGAACATGCGTTCGGCGCCCACGTCGATCAAAAGCGGCGCCTCGGACGTGCCCGGCATGTCGATCGCGAGATAAGCGATGCCGGCCTTCATATAGATCGGGCCGTACTGGTCGACGACATATTCCTTGTAGCTGTCGAGACCGCCGACGCTGATCACAAGTGGCGCGGGCTTGATTGCGTCTTTCGGAAGCTGAAGGTAGGCGACGATCTCCTTGCCCTCGAAGGGAACGCGGATGATCTCAATCGGCGGATCGGCCAGCTTGATATAGCCGCGAAATGCCTCCAGACCGCGAAGGTGCGACGCCTTCTTACCCGGCGAGGTCTGCGCCGGCCATGCGCCGAAGCCGAAATACTTCCAGGCCTCGAGATACTCCTTGCGCGCCTTGGCCGGGTCGCCGGCCTTCGCCGCCTCCGCGGCAGCGAAGTGCGTTTCGCCGGCCGCCGACCAGCTTCGGGCCCATTCCTCAGGATCGCGCGAAGTGATCCGGTCGAGGATCTGGCGGACCTCACCGGCGTCAAATCCAGTGAGCGGATAGCCCTGCCGGTTTACCCGCTCCTGCACGGCCTCCTTGAGCTCGGGCCAGGTGCGCTCCGGCGCGATCTGCGGCAGCGGCTGCTGCGCGGCCGCAGGCGTCGCGCCCAACAAGCCAAGTACGATGGCTGCAGTGATAGCCCGCATGTTATTTCTCCCCATCAGCGAACGCCGCCGGCATTCACCACCGGCCCGGTATATGTCTCGAACCGTTTGCGGAGTTCGGCGATCTGGGCGTCGTTGGTCATGAAGGCCTTGTAGTCGTTGGCGACCTCGTAAGACAGGATCGGCTTGTAGCCGTCGGGCGGCGGGACATCGCGCCGGCCGGACCAGGTTTCCGTTGCGATCTGCTGCTCCGGCTCGAGGAGCCACGACAGGAACAGCTTTGCCGCGGTCGGATGCGGCGCATTCTTGAAGATCGCGCCGGTCAACGGCCAGATCGGCGTCGCGTCCTGTTCGGCGAAGTGCGACTCCACCGGCATCTTCTGCTTTTTCAGCAGCGTGGTGATGTTGTAGATCGAGTCGAAGGTGACGAGGTTTTGGCCCGTGCCGATGCTGCGCTGCTGGCCGAGATGGCCCTGGATGAAATTTGGCTTGGTCGCCATGAATTTATCCATCCAATCCCAGCCGTGCTTCTGCACGATATGGAAGAACACCCACATCGTGACATCGTCGTCGGCCGGATAGGGCGTGACGACCTTGCCGTGGAATTGAGGTTTCAGAAAATCGAGCGCCGAGTTCGGAAGGTCGGCGGCCGCGACCTTCTCGGTGTTGTACATGTAGGGCACCGCGTTCACCATCGTCGCCCAGTAGGCGCCGTCCGCGTCCTTGAAGCTGTCGTCGATCTCGGCGAATCCGGGCGGTTTGAAATTGAGGAGCTGGCCTTCGGCCTTCCAGCGCACGAAGTCCGGGATGGTCTGCAGGATCGCGGTGTCGACCTCGAGCTTGCCGGCTGCGATCTGCGCATCGATCTTTTTGTCGAGGACGTTCGAGAAGTCGCCGCTGATCGAGAATGTGATCCCTGGATAGCGCTGCTCGAACTTCTTGGCCATGGCCTCCCATGGCGCCGTCGGACCGCCGACATAGAGAGTGACCGAGCCCTCGGACTTGGCTTTGGCATAGAGCTCTGACTGTGCGGCGGCCGGCAGCGGCATCGCTGCAATCAGCGCAACGGCGAACATCGGCCCCGCCAAGCGGCGCGTGAGCATGAGCGCTTCCCCCAGAATGTTGTTTTCGATTGATGCCCATGTTGCGGTGTCGCGGGAGGGCAGGCAAGAGCCTCGCCCGGGCAATATTCGGCTGACGGCCTTGATGCATGAAGAAGAGCGATGGAACGATGATGGCAGGCCTTGGTTTGCCCCTCGAAAGCCATGAGGGCCAGATCATGAAACTCCCTGTTCTAGCCGCGGCAACATTGATCGCATTTTCGACAAACGCCATCGCGCAAAGCGGAGGCGCGGGAGGCGGCGCGGGCGGGACATCCCCTGGCATCGCTCCATCAGGCGCCACTCCGACGGGTCGGGCGAGTCATTCGGAAACCAATGGTTCTGCGGTGCCCACGAACACCGACGCCGCAAAGTCCAACACCGTAAATTCCGGAGCAACCTCCGTACCCACCGCAAAAGGGGCGGGCGCGCCCTACCAAGGGCTTCCAGGAGTGAATGCAGACGGCAGCGCGGCTCCGCCGGGGGCTGTCAGGAACGCCATGCCGGATAACGTTCCGCGTTAGCGCCGGTACTTCCGGATTCGATATCAGCGATCCGCGCCATCGAAAACGTCGCGGATGTTTAAGACTGGCGTCGCGCCAAGCGGACAGCCAGCGCTTCAGCTCACGGGTCGCTCCACATTGCCGAGGCGATGAAGCGATTGTCCGTTCGCTGGCCACGTCGGAGGCGATCGGCCGATGATGTTGACCCAACCCGCAGATCACTTGGCGGCTCAGAAATCAGCCTAATATTTGGGCAGCGATATGTCTGTTCTATGCGCCAGCCGTTTGCGTGGCCGCGAAGCACCGTGGCGCAATTCGCAGTCAGATTTTGCTAAATCGCTATGCGTCCGAAAGGCTTAGCTGGAACGCAGCAGACGCTCTGAATTGGCACGACCTTTGCGGAAGTTCCCCCGGGACGATGGTTGGGGAGACTATCCATGAAGCGACGTGATTTTCTGAAGTCGACAGCTGCCGTGGCGGCCTCCGTAGGGGCTCCTGGAATCCTTTCGTCCGCGAAAGCGCAATCGCGGCAGGAAACGCTGCTCATCGTCTCGGAGAGCGGCCCCAACAACATCGACATCCACGGAGTCGGCACCAACGTGCCAGGGTATGAGGTGTCGTGGAATTGCTACGATCGTCTCATCAGCCACGAGATGAAGACCGGTCCAAACGGACAACCGTATTACGACAAAGAGAAATTCAAGCCCGAACTCGCCGAAGACATGAACATCGGCGACATGTCCGTGACCTTCAAATTGAAGAAGAGCGCCGTATTCCAGGATGGCACGCCGGTCACCGCCAAGGATGTGAAATGGTCGCTCGACCGCGCGGTTTCCGTCGGGGGCTTCCCGACGTTTCAGATGAGCGCCGGTTCTCTGACCAAGCCCGAGCAATTCGTCGTTGTCGACGACAACACCATTCGCGTCGATTTTCTCCGCAAAGATCGGCTGACGATCCCCGATCTGGCGGTCATCGTCCCCTGCGTCATCAATTCGGAACTGGTGAAGAAGCACGCCACGGAAAAAGACCCGTGGGGCATGGAATACACCAAACAAAACACCGCCGGCAGCGGAGCCTACCGCGTCGTGAACTGGACCGCGGGCACCGAAGTCGTCATGGAGCGCAACGACAAATGGATCGGCGGCCCGCTGCCGAAGATC
The Rhodoplanes sp. Z2-YC6860 genome window above contains:
- a CDS encoding ABC transporter permease, which produces MSDAIGAGMKVRNDRDEALSIEQVEAREKDRRAKRQAYDRISSIVYPVVTLAGAILLWEVGVRVFNVPPFLAPPPSLVVGTMIEHSTLILHNTWHTTIEILLGYFASIAIGVPLAFGIFMWPSFARTVLPLLISSQAIPKVAIAPLLLVWFGFGLFPKVLIAFLIAFFPVVISTAVGLSSIEPEKIYLARSMGLSATSTFFKIRLPNALPSIFAGLKISITLAVVGAVVGEFVGGEAGLGYMLMVANGSMDTPLLFAGLIALTVQGVVLYMLVEWAEYLVIPRRNSAASAALQNMAA
- a CDS encoding dihydroorotate dehydrogenase 2 produces the protein MSVYEHILRPALFCLPPDTTNSLAHAALRAGAPWQALGALAQLEVTDPILETRFAGVTLKSPVGLAAGFDKDCELIPALSALGFGFLTVGSIMPQPRPGHAFPRLVRYADTESLADSMGLPSRGLAYGVERLRKLERSRVPLFANIGGFSAGEIAESLFAVEPYVDGVEISLMCPNVLKAGETFDDVGLLVQILGRISGRTKPAIVRVPNDTARSDRLKDLIECCIDGGIDGIKIAGGRPVEEPRLGAKRGTLHGAMVFDGALDNLKRAAAFARGRIPIKANGGVRSGRDVFMMLQAGATCVDLYSAFIYQGWSVARRINLELAALLRAQNVDAAAVAVPTTRANAAAR
- a CDS encoding NADP-dependent oxidoreductase; its protein translation is MKAVYIEQTGGPEVLKYGDQPDPIAGPGQIVVDTVAATVNGADWKVRAGHYGGQPRFPLILGRDFSGVVSAVGSGVTDLRVGDEVFGVLEAGREGAYAEKIAIGAAIVAKKPAALSHVDAAALALTGLTALCAVEDSLKLKSGETILIQGGAGGVASFAIQLAKHIGAHVITTASAKNVDYLRDIGADEVIDYNATDFTKVVKNCDAVFDTVGGDVATQSFSVLKPGGRAAFIASGAKAPQPERSDVTSLRPAVPRDRQHMERIAALYTAGAVRPPHVTLYKLSEAAEALRISEARHFKGKLVFKVR
- a CDS encoding alpha/beta hydrolase family protein, which gives rise to MRAITAAIVLGLLGATPAAAQQPLPQIAPERTWPELKEAVQERVNRQGYPLTGFDAGEVRQILDRITSRDPEEWARSWSAAGETHFAAAEAAKAGDPAKARKEYLEAWKYFGFGAWPAQTSPGKKASHLRGLEAFRGYIKLADPPIEIIRVPFEGKEIVAYLQLPKDAIKPAPLVISVGGLDSYKEYVVDQYGPIYMKAGIAYLAIDMPGTSEAPLLIDVGAERMFSRLLDHLRTRADIDANRVVIQGVSFGGHWSARVAYTEASRLKGAVVWAGPTDGYFQRDWQAKALGTREYLFDLFAARAAVYGVKTLGEYLDYVPRMSLRTAGLLDKPTPAMLLVNGAKDSQVPIDDLYILMKSGSPKEAWVNPEGGHVGRNREWSDNRIFAEVIVSWISRTLR
- a CDS encoding extracellular solute-binding protein; amino-acid sequence: MLTRRLAGPMFAVALIAAMPLPAAAQSELYAKAKSEGSVTLYVGGPTAPWEAMAKKFEQRYPGITFSISGDFSNVLDKKIDAQIAAGKLEVDTAILQTIPDFVRWKAEGQLLNFKPPGFAEIDDSFKDADGAYWATMVNAVPYMYNTEKVAAADLPNSALDFLKPQFHGKVVTPYPADDDVTMWVFFHIVQKHGWDWMDKFMATKPNFIQGHLGQQRSIGTGQNLVTFDSIYNITTLLKKQKMPVESHFAEQDATPIWPLTGAIFKNAPHPTAAKLFLSWLLEPEQQIATETWSGRRDVPPPDGYKPILSYEVANDYKAFMTNDAQIAELRKRFETYTGPVVNAGGVR